TTGGCCTGAACGCAGTCAGGCATCAATCCCTGTTACTGGAAGTCTTTTGGTGACGGATGACCCATGTTTGCGCCGTCGGTCGAATGTCGTTGTCATAGCCGCCGATGACGAGCACGCTCGTGTCCGGCAGGAGAGTCGCAGTACTAAACGCAAGGCGGCGGTCAACTCTTCCGCTGACACGAACAAAGCCCGGTGTGCCCGGCAGCCACACCTCGACATCATTGGCATCACCGGTGACAACGACTTCCCCGGAGGGCAGAACGGTCGCAGCATCAATTATCTTGTAGCGAGGGTTCAGCAACTCCGGCCCCGGGATGAACTGTCCCGATTGCGGATCATAGATCTCGGTCTGGGCGATGCGGCGACGCTCGTTGCCGTCACTGGACCCGCCGACTACCATGACGCGTCCATCTTTGAGCAGGACAGCGCCATGTTTGCACCGTGGTTGCCGCATCGTGCCAGTCATCGTGAATGATCTTGCAGCCGGGTCGTAAATCTCGGCGGAGCTGATCGCCGCGTTGCGCCCACCTTGCCCGCCAATGATCAGGACTCGTCCGTCGCTCAGGCGAACCGCCGCATGATGTACCCTCGCCTCGTGCATAGATCCCACCGCAACGAAGCGACCCTTCTCATGGTCAAAAATCTCCGCCTGCCGGACCGGGCGATTGGTTGCCGTGGCCCCACCCGCAATCAACACCGCGCCCTCCAGAAGGGGAGTTGCGGTGGCGTCCATTCTCGGTGTCGTCATCGCAGTCACAGGCAAAAACGAGCGTGTCCGTGCGTCGAATATCTCGGCGGAAGAGGTTGTCGCTTCGCCCGTCCATCCGCCGGCAATCAAGACGCTGCCGTTCTGCAAGGGTGCGGCAACGTGAGAGACCCGGGGTACGCTCATCGGTTGTGTCGCCTGCGTAATTCCCTTGTTGAAATAGAATAACTCGGCAGAGCGTTCAACCGGAGCGCATCCGGTGCCACTGCACCCACCAGTCACCAGTACCGCGTCTGGAGAAATGACGGTAACTTTATGGGCAGCGCGGGGCGTCAAGAGGCCAACCGTCGGTTGAACGACCCAGCGTTCTGCGGGCGTGGACCCATGTGCAAACGAG
The window above is part of the candidate division KSB1 bacterium genome. Proteins encoded here:
- a CDS encoding kelch repeat-containing protein gives rise to the protein MKLRPLFHTSLGGMAALLASFAHGSTPAERWVVQPTVGLLTPRAAHKVTVISPDAVLVTGGCSGTGCAPVERSAELFYFNKGITQATQPMSVPRVSHVAAPLQNGSVLIAGGWTGEATTSSAEIFDARTRSFLPVTAMTTPRMDATATPLLEGAVLIAGGATATNRPVRQAEIFDHEKGRFVAVGSMHEARVHHAAVRLSDGRVLIIGGQGGRNAAISSAEIYDPAARSFTMTGTMRQPRCKHGAVLLKDGRVMVVGGSSDGNERRRIAQTEIYDPQSGQFIPGPELLNPRYKIIDAATVLPSGEVVVTGDANDVEVWLPGTPGFVRVSGRVDRRLAFSTATLLPDTSVLVIGGYDNDIRPTAQTWVIRHQKTSSNRD